A genomic region of Corallococcus macrosporus contains the following coding sequences:
- a CDS encoding alpha/beta fold hydrolase, whose amino-acid sequence MTFQPTEPFVPAPGLRGPHAQTIYASVVRPTRVPPLRRERRDLPDGDFVDLDTFDGPTGAPHVVVLHGLEGSSQAGYVTEVLRGAAKRGWGATAINFRSCSGEPNRLPRAYHSGDTADTLLVMADVRARITGPMLAVGFSLGANVLCRLLEETGDGAPVVAAASISAPYDLDACCRKLDGGSSGYHWLYRERFLRTLKSKARAKLQRFPGAFDGVRMEAARTIRGYDDVVTAPLHGFRDATHYYREASAGPRLADIRRPTLLLSSADDPMLEAPVIPPSARDNPFLSVVLTGQGGHVGFVAGSVFRPYFWAEAQALAFFERVLAG is encoded by the coding sequence GTGACGTTCCAGCCCACCGAGCCGTTCGTCCCCGCGCCGGGCCTTCGTGGCCCGCATGCGCAGACCATCTACGCGTCCGTCGTGCGCCCCACCCGCGTGCCGCCCCTGCGACGGGAGCGGCGCGATCTGCCGGACGGGGACTTCGTCGACCTGGACACCTTCGACGGCCCGACGGGCGCGCCGCACGTGGTGGTGCTGCACGGCCTGGAGGGGTCGTCCCAGGCGGGCTACGTCACGGAGGTGCTGCGGGGCGCGGCGAAGCGCGGCTGGGGCGCCACGGCGATCAACTTCCGCTCGTGCAGCGGCGAGCCGAACCGCCTTCCGCGCGCATACCACTCCGGGGACACGGCGGACACGCTGCTGGTGATGGCGGACGTGCGCGCGCGCATCACCGGGCCGATGCTCGCGGTGGGCTTCTCGCTGGGTGCCAACGTGCTGTGCCGGCTGCTGGAGGAGACGGGAGACGGGGCGCCCGTGGTGGCCGCCGCGTCCATCAGCGCGCCGTACGATCTGGACGCCTGCTGCCGGAAGCTGGATGGCGGCAGCAGCGGCTACCATTGGCTCTACCGCGAGCGATTCCTGCGCACGCTCAAGAGCAAGGCCCGCGCGAAGCTGCAGCGCTTCCCCGGCGCGTTCGACGGGGTCCGCATGGAGGCGGCGCGCACCATCCGGGGCTATGACGACGTGGTCACCGCGCCGCTGCATGGCTTCCGGGACGCGACGCACTACTACCGGGAGGCTTCAGCCGGGCCGCGGCTCGCGGACATCCGCCGGCCCACGCTGCTCTTGAGCTCCGCGGATGATCCGATGCTGGAGGCGCCGGTGATTCCGCCCTCGGCGCGGGACAACCCGTTCCTCAGCGTGGTGCTGACCGGACAGGGCGGCCACGTGGGCTTCGTCGCGGGCAGCGTGTTCCGTCCGTACTTCTGGGCGGAGGCGCAGGCGCTCGCGTTCTTCGAGCGGGTGCTCGCCGGCTGA
- a CDS encoding YkgJ family cysteine cluster protein has protein sequence MECTCCGACCVAPDIAALDKPLGLRCPHLGADNLCTVYDRRPQVCRDYAADEVCRRIEAPTLEERVHNYLALFQLTAEAKAVRESGCASMRMARALRERK, from the coding sequence ATGGAGTGCACCTGCTGTGGCGCCTGCTGCGTGGCGCCGGACATCGCCGCGCTGGACAAGCCGCTGGGGTTGCGCTGCCCGCACCTGGGCGCGGACAACCTCTGCACCGTCTATGACCGGCGGCCCCAGGTGTGCCGGGACTACGCGGCGGACGAGGTGTGCCGCCGCATCGAGGCCCCCACGCTGGAGGAGCGCGTGCACAACTACCTGGCGCTGTTCCAGCTCACCGCGGAGGCGAAGGCGGTGCGCGAGTCCGGCTGCGCCTCCATGCGCATGGCGCGCGCCCTCCGGGAGCGGAAGTGA
- a CDS encoding ferritin-like domain-containing protein: protein MSRRTLDVIPKHRLLRRTLYGLLLAAPLLPGGMACGVKECEHGAPFLSGGPLARLPDGSLPENPSCETCPDQDAPLAYCLATTTSTGDAELRCTYYTCSNDGRRPEGLREPRGAGPADALGALFAHAAWLEAASVPAFLRLADELKAHSAPEVLVRAARRSAGDEVRHTRVMQALAQRHGATMPEVDLPPFEPRSLEEMLRENAVEGCVRETFGAFVAGWQGRTAEDPEVRSTLRAIARDEVRHAELAWAVDAWAHTRLSAAQREHLHQARLDALRSLGEEVERHQPPEPWIHGAGLPSREQARALFQGLAGLTA from the coding sequence ATGTCTCGTCGGACGTTGGATGTGATTCCGAAGCACCGGCTGTTGCGCCGCACCCTCTACGGGCTGTTGCTGGCCGCGCCCCTGCTGCCAGGGGGAATGGCCTGCGGAGTCAAGGAGTGCGAGCATGGCGCTCCCTTCCTGAGCGGAGGCCCCCTCGCCCGCTTGCCGGACGGCAGCCTTCCCGAGAATCCGTCATGCGAGACGTGTCCCGACCAGGACGCACCGCTGGCCTACTGCCTCGCCACGACCACGAGCACCGGGGACGCGGAGCTCCGCTGCACCTACTACACATGTTCGAACGATGGCCGCAGGCCCGAAGGTTTGCGCGAACCCAGAGGCGCCGGACCCGCTGATGCGCTGGGGGCGCTCTTCGCGCACGCGGCCTGGCTGGAGGCGGCGTCGGTGCCGGCCTTCCTGCGGCTCGCGGACGAGCTCAAGGCGCACAGCGCACCGGAGGTCCTGGTGAGGGCCGCGCGGCGCTCCGCGGGGGATGAGGTCCGTCACACGCGTGTGATGCAGGCGCTCGCACAGCGTCACGGCGCGACGATGCCGGAGGTGGACCTGCCGCCGTTCGAGCCCCGCTCGCTGGAGGAGATGCTGCGGGAGAACGCCGTGGAGGGCTGCGTGCGGGAGACCTTCGGCGCCTTCGTGGCGGGCTGGCAGGGCCGCACCGCGGAGGACCCGGAGGTGCGGAGCACGCTGCGCGCCATTGCGCGGGACGAGGTGCGGCACGCGGAGCTGGCGTGGGCCGTGGATGCCTGGGCGCACACGCGCTTGAGCGCGGCGCAGCGGGAGCATCTGCACCAGGCGCGCCTGGACGCGCTGCGGAGCCTGGGCGAAGAGGTGGAACGTCACCAGCCGCCGGAGCCGTGGATCCACGGCGCGGGTCTGCCCTCGCGCGAGCAGGCCCGGGCCCTGTTCCAGGGGCTCGCGGGGCTGACCGCGTAG
- a CDS encoding GNAT family N-acetyltransferase, protein MSLVLATDAQKAQRDAVTHAAWGSPLSVPQYQEREARLRAHPWSREGMNTWLWLADDGRVLASCETFHTDSFLRGPDGQLAPGDSYAIASVFTEEPLRGRGHATRMMDAVAAELEQVAPRPHSVVLFSDVGAPLYRRSGYVEVPAWDWQLDAVDAPGGRPVDGGLQETDVAAALARMRKPDVPFFLWPSATQVDWHLERERIYAELLSRPRPRSCGAVVGTSTALWVMNARYGELVVLMLDARDASSAEALLTEARRVAHHAGLKRVVWWEEAATAPLLTGVPGAVRVQRDGSLPMLRPLRPGLPPAPEVPFPRALWV, encoded by the coding sequence ATGTCCCTCGTCCTCGCCACCGACGCGCAGAAGGCGCAGCGCGACGCCGTCACCCATGCCGCGTGGGGTTCACCCCTGAGCGTGCCGCAGTACCAGGAGCGCGAAGCCCGGCTGCGCGCGCACCCGTGGAGCCGCGAGGGCATGAACACCTGGCTGTGGCTGGCGGACGACGGCCGGGTGCTGGCCTCGTGCGAGACCTTCCACACGGACAGCTTCCTCCGGGGCCCGGACGGACAGCTCGCGCCGGGGGACAGCTACGCCATCGCCAGCGTCTTCACCGAGGAGCCCCTGCGCGGCCGGGGACACGCCACGCGGATGATGGACGCCGTGGCCGCGGAGCTGGAGCAGGTGGCGCCGCGTCCGCACTCGGTGGTGCTCTTCTCCGACGTGGGCGCGCCGCTGTACCGCCGGTCCGGCTACGTGGAGGTGCCCGCGTGGGACTGGCAGCTGGACGCGGTGGATGCGCCGGGCGGGCGGCCGGTGGACGGCGGGCTCCAGGAGACGGACGTGGCGGCGGCGCTCGCGCGGATGCGCAAGCCGGACGTGCCCTTCTTCCTGTGGCCCAGCGCCACGCAGGTGGACTGGCACCTGGAGCGGGAGCGCATCTACGCGGAGCTGCTGTCGCGGCCCCGGCCCCGCTCGTGCGGCGCGGTGGTGGGCACTTCCACCGCGCTGTGGGTGATGAACGCGCGCTACGGCGAGCTGGTGGTGTTGATGCTGGACGCGCGAGACGCGTCCTCGGCGGAGGCGCTGCTCACCGAGGCGCGCCGCGTGGCGCACCACGCGGGGCTCAAGCGCGTGGTGTGGTGGGAGGAGGCCGCGACGGCGCCCCTGCTCACGGGGGTGCCCGGCGCGGTGCGCGTGCAGCGGGACGGGTCGCTGCCCATGCTGCGCCCGCTGCGTCCGGGACTGCCTCCCGCGCCGGAGGTCCCCTTCCCTCGCGCCCTCTGGGTGTGA
- a CDS encoding DUF481 domain-containing protein — translation MVPVALLLASSLQSQTPAPAPRPAAPPPPAAVRAPAPPAPPALPADAPAAERAAAAAERAAIAAERAAEASARLAEAIERLSEVTTRGPIAPPPPPAAPAPEAAAAAAAPEKKPSVWDVSVGLSLISLTGNASTLTVSGLASALRKTDKWIYSVKAFGAYGRSRPPQVEGEVESLSQVVALNAGVELRGDRRFTQEISGYLLAGVDTDHIKSVEARPYGEAGASIFWFDTKRDEKASVRETVLRTDFAFRYARETRFQYYPERVDLPDVDLGGPRFGALFRYGVSKDITFQEEAEILVSVISDSRILFSSQTQVMANLTDALALGVGFLVKSDSAPPPGKVSTDTALSFNLTVAL, via the coding sequence ATGGTCCCCGTTGCGCTGCTGCTCGCCTCGTCGCTGCAATCCCAGACGCCGGCGCCCGCCCCGCGTCCCGCCGCTCCTCCGCCTCCGGCCGCCGTGCGCGCGCCCGCGCCGCCCGCGCCGCCCGCCCTCCCCGCGGACGCCCCCGCCGCCGAGCGCGCCGCCGCCGCGGCTGAGCGCGCCGCCATCGCCGCGGAGCGCGCCGCCGAGGCCAGCGCCCGGCTCGCGGAGGCCATCGAGCGCCTGTCCGAAGTGACCACGCGCGGGCCCATTGCCCCGCCGCCGCCGCCCGCCGCGCCCGCCCCCGAGGCCGCGGCCGCCGCGGCAGCCCCCGAGAAGAAGCCCAGCGTCTGGGACGTCAGCGTGGGCCTGAGCCTCATCTCCCTCACCGGCAACGCGTCCACGCTGACCGTGAGCGGCCTGGCCAGCGCGCTGCGCAAGACGGACAAGTGGATCTACTCCGTGAAGGCCTTCGGCGCGTACGGCCGCAGCCGCCCGCCCCAGGTGGAAGGGGAGGTGGAGTCCCTGTCCCAGGTGGTGGCCCTCAACGCGGGCGTCGAGCTGCGCGGGGACCGCCGCTTCACGCAGGAGATCAGCGGCTACCTGCTGGCCGGCGTGGACACGGACCACATCAAGAGCGTGGAGGCGCGGCCCTACGGTGAAGCCGGTGCCAGCATCTTCTGGTTCGACACCAAGCGGGATGAGAAGGCCAGCGTGCGCGAGACCGTCCTGCGCACCGACTTCGCCTTCCGCTACGCCCGCGAGACGCGCTTCCAGTACTACCCGGAGCGCGTGGACCTGCCGGACGTGGACCTGGGCGGTCCGCGCTTCGGCGCCCTGTTCCGCTACGGCGTCTCCAAGGACATCACCTTCCAGGAAGAGGCGGAGATCCTGGTCAGCGTCATCAGCGACTCGCGCATCCTCTTCAGCAGCCAGACGCAGGTGATGGCCAACCTCACCGACGCGCTGGCCCTGGGCGTGGGCTTCCTCGTGAAGTCCGACAGCGCCCCGCCCCCGGGCAAGGTGTCCACCGACACGGCGCTCTCCTTCAACCTGACCGTCGCCCTGTAG
- a CDS encoding cytochrome C oxidase subunit IV family protein, which translates to MAIANESRQEEHNMQEHHGAGRYVVIWIALLVLTLVTVFTGRMHLPSFGLLLALVIASVKGTLVALYFMHLSEHQGANRLVFGVSILFVVLLIGFSLMDLGTRFRLANPPGSQYSDLQAVDIGANPTEGRHGGHQQIEKQGHETHE; encoded by the coding sequence ATGGCCATCGCCAACGAATCGCGTCAGGAAGAGCACAACATGCAGGAGCACCACGGCGCCGGGCGCTACGTGGTCATCTGGATTGCCCTGCTGGTGCTGACGCTTGTCACGGTCTTCACCGGCCGCATGCACCTGCCCAGCTTCGGCCTGCTGCTGGCGCTCGTCATCGCCAGCGTCAAGGGCACGCTGGTGGCGCTGTACTTCATGCACCTGTCGGAGCACCAGGGCGCCAACCGCCTGGTGTTCGGCGTGTCCATCCTCTTCGTGGTCCTGCTCATCGGATTCTCGCTGATGGACCTGGGCACCCGCTTCCGCCTGGCCAACCCGCCGGGGTCGCAGTACAGCGACCTGCAGGCGGTGGACATCGGCGCGAACCCGACGGAAGGCCGTCACGGCGGCCACCAGCAGATCGAGAAGCAGGGCCACGAGACGCACGAGTAG
- a CDS encoding cytochrome c oxidase subunit 3 family protein — protein sequence MSSAHVTPGSVPGPKLAAHFASLEVQKHAARLGMWLFLATEILLFAGLFACYAAYRFLFPEAWAASSRSLDLTMGTINTVVLITSSFTAAMAVHYAKEGKNKMVGHMNVLTLLMAMGFLVIKFFEYKHKFHIGTLPGRYYFYEGIQLPGAPLYFTVYFASTALHALHVVIGMTVLAFATVRAYRVGDFSANNYTQVELGSMYWHLVDLVWIFLFPMLYLV from the coding sequence ATGTCTAGCGCGCACGTGACGCCGGGCTCGGTGCCCGGTCCCAAGCTGGCTGCCCACTTCGCGTCGCTGGAGGTCCAGAAGCACGCGGCGCGGCTGGGCATGTGGCTGTTCCTCGCCACGGAAATCCTGCTCTTCGCGGGTCTGTTCGCGTGCTACGCGGCCTACCGCTTCCTGTTCCCGGAAGCGTGGGCGGCCTCCAGCCGCAGCCTGGACCTGACGATGGGCACCATCAACACGGTGGTGCTCATCACCTCCTCGTTCACCGCCGCCATGGCGGTGCACTACGCCAAGGAGGGGAAGAACAAGATGGTGGGGCACATGAACGTGCTCACCCTCCTGATGGCGATGGGCTTCCTCGTCATCAAGTTCTTCGAGTACAAGCACAAGTTCCACATCGGGACGCTGCCGGGCCGCTACTACTTCTACGAAGGCATCCAACTGCCGGGCGCGCCGCTGTACTTCACGGTGTACTTCGCCTCCACCGCGCTGCACGCGCTGCACGTCGTCATCGGTATGACGGTGCTCGCGTTCGCCACGGTGCGTGCGTACCGCGTCGGGGACTTCAGCGCGAACAACTACACGCAGGTCGAGCTGGGCTCCATGTACTGGCACCTCGTCGACCTGGTGTGGATCTTCCTCTTCCCGATGCTGTACCTGGTCTGA
- a CDS encoding cytochrome c oxidase subunit I — protein MTPSSSIAAPGAAVPGHEAHDDHGHHPSYLTDGTTVKSWLLTVDHKRIGIMYMAWILLFFLVGGIFALLIRIELLTPGPTIMDAMTYNRVFTLHGVVMIFLFMIPAIPGIFGNFMLPLMLGAKDVAFPRLNLLSLYVYLAGAGFALWGMLNGGLDTGWTFYTPYSAHTTTTVAPVLFGAFIIGFSSILTGMNFIVTTHTMRAPGITWFKMPLMVWALYATSCIQVLATPVIGLLLLLVTAENLFSLGMFDVARGGDPVLFQHLFWFYSHPAVYIMVLPAFGVMSEVVSAFSRKNIFGYRAVAYSSVGIAFVGFFAWGHHMFVSGQSTFNAGVFGVLSMLVGVFTAIKVFNWVGTVYKGAVEFSTPFAYFCGFLFFTVFGGMTGIAVATVSLDVPWHDTYFVVAHFHFIMVGATIMAFLAALHYWFPKMFGKMYHEGWGLVSAALIILGFNATFIPQFLVGNAGMPRRYYEYPERFQALNVASTAGASLLAFGFIIIAIYLTYALIYGKRVDNPWNSKGYEWLTMSPPPTHNFIGPQPTYPEEPHFYVDPKKAQGEVSDV, from the coding sequence ATGACCCCATCCAGTAGCATCGCCGCGCCGGGGGCCGCCGTCCCCGGCCATGAGGCGCACGACGACCACGGCCACCACCCGAGCTACCTGACGGACGGCACCACGGTGAAGTCGTGGCTGCTGACGGTGGACCACAAGCGCATCGGCATCATGTACATGGCGTGGATCCTGCTCTTCTTCCTGGTGGGCGGCATCTTCGCGCTGCTCATCCGGATCGAGCTGCTCACGCCGGGCCCGACCATCATGGACGCGATGACGTACAACCGCGTCTTCACGCTGCATGGCGTGGTCATGATCTTCCTGTTCATGATCCCCGCCATCCCGGGCATCTTCGGCAACTTCATGCTGCCGCTGATGCTGGGCGCCAAGGACGTGGCCTTCCCGCGGCTGAACCTGCTGTCGCTCTACGTGTACCTGGCGGGCGCGGGCTTCGCGCTCTGGGGCATGCTCAACGGCGGCCTGGACACCGGCTGGACGTTCTACACGCCGTACAGCGCGCACACGACGACCACGGTGGCGCCCGTCCTCTTCGGCGCGTTCATCATCGGGTTCAGCTCCATCCTCACGGGGATGAACTTCATCGTCACCACGCACACCATGCGCGCGCCGGGCATCACCTGGTTCAAGATGCCGCTGATGGTGTGGGCGCTCTACGCCACCAGCTGCATCCAGGTGCTGGCGACGCCGGTGATTGGCCTGCTGCTCCTGCTGGTGACGGCGGAGAACCTGTTCAGCCTGGGCATGTTCGACGTGGCCCGTGGCGGTGACCCGGTGCTCTTCCAGCACCTGTTCTGGTTCTACAGCCACCCGGCCGTGTACATCATGGTGCTGCCGGCGTTCGGCGTGATGAGCGAGGTCGTCTCCGCCTTCAGCCGCAAGAACATCTTCGGCTACCGCGCGGTGGCGTACTCCAGCGTGGGCATCGCGTTCGTGGGCTTCTTCGCCTGGGGCCACCACATGTTCGTGTCCGGCCAGTCGACCTTCAACGCCGGTGTGTTCGGCGTGCTGTCGATGCTGGTGGGCGTGTTCACGGCCATCAAGGTCTTCAACTGGGTGGGTACGGTCTACAAGGGCGCGGTGGAGTTCAGCACCCCGTTCGCCTACTTCTGCGGCTTCCTGTTCTTCACCGTGTTCGGTGGCATGACGGGAATCGCGGTGGCGACGGTGTCGCTGGACGTGCCGTGGCACGACACCTACTTCGTCGTGGCGCACTTCCACTTCATCATGGTGGGCGCGACGATCATGGCCTTCCTGGCCGCGCTCCACTACTGGTTCCCGAAGATGTTCGGGAAGATGTACCACGAGGGGTGGGGCCTGGTGTCCGCGGCGCTCATCATCCTGGGCTTCAACGCGACGTTCATCCCCCAGTTCCTCGTGGGCAACGCGGGCATGCCGCGCCGCTACTACGAGTACCCGGAGCGCTTCCAGGCGCTGAACGTGGCGTCCACCGCCGGAGCGTCGCTGCTGGCGTTCGGCTTCATCATCATCGCCATCTACCTGACCTACGCGCTCATCTACGGCAAGCGCGTGGACAACCCGTGGAACAGCAAGGGCTACGAGTGGCTGACCATGTCCCCTCCGCCCACGCACAACTTCATCGGGCCCCAGCCGACGTATCCCGAGGAGCCGCACTTCTACGTGGATCCGAAGAAGGCCCAGGGCGAGGTGTCGGATGTCTAG
- the coxB gene encoding cytochrome c oxidase subunit II encodes MSDLANQFLFLPERASTFAERVDFLHYFVVGTTMVMSAGVGLAALFMFFRYRRRESHQHTEYVVPDLKTEFLFVSVPLVFFLAWFAIGFRDFTWYTTPPKDSMDVYVMGKQWMWKFSYPEGPNGVNVLHVPANRPVRLLITSRDVIHSFYVPSFRIKMDALPGRYTQAWFEATKPGTYQVLCTEYCGLSHSKMLAEVVVLSPEDYENWLKEQQRGRLQDRQDALADTSLVPPVARMAEQGQKLVGTQGCLKCHSVDGSKHIGPTFLGLYERNEKLEDGQNIRVDEAYITQSMMDPGAHIVAGYQNVMPTYQGKLQGPESAAIVEYIKTLRTANVRETASEGPAYDPIQ; translated from the coding sequence ATGAGCGACCTGGCCAACCAATTCCTGTTCCTCCCGGAGCGCGCGTCCACGTTCGCGGAACGGGTCGACTTCCTGCACTACTTCGTCGTCGGCACGACGATGGTGATGTCCGCGGGCGTCGGCCTCGCGGCGCTCTTCATGTTCTTCCGCTACCGCCGGCGGGAGTCCCACCAGCACACCGAATACGTGGTGCCGGACCTGAAGACGGAGTTCCTCTTCGTGTCCGTCCCGCTGGTGTTCTTCCTGGCGTGGTTCGCCATCGGGTTCCGGGACTTCACCTGGTACACCACTCCGCCCAAGGACTCGATGGATGTCTACGTCATGGGCAAGCAGTGGATGTGGAAGTTCTCCTACCCGGAGGGCCCCAACGGCGTGAACGTGCTGCACGTGCCGGCCAACCGCCCGGTGCGCCTGCTCATCACGTCCCGCGACGTCATCCACTCCTTCTACGTCCCGTCCTTCCGCATCAAGATGGACGCGCTGCCGGGCCGCTACACGCAGGCCTGGTTCGAGGCGACGAAGCCCGGCACGTACCAGGTGCTCTGCACCGAGTACTGCGGCCTGTCGCACTCGAAGATGCTGGCGGAGGTCGTCGTGCTCTCGCCGGAGGACTACGAGAACTGGCTGAAGGAGCAGCAGCGTGGCCGCCTGCAGGACCGGCAGGACGCGCTGGCGGACACGTCGCTCGTGCCGCCCGTCGCCCGCATGGCCGAGCAGGGCCAGAAGCTGGTGGGCACGCAGGGCTGCCTCAAGTGCCACTCGGTGGACGGCTCGAAGCACATCGGCCCCACCTTCCTGGGCCTCTACGAGCGCAACGAGAAGCTCGAGGACGGCCAGAACATCCGCGTGGATGAAGCCTACATCACCCAGTCGATGATGGACCCGGGCGCGCACATCGTCGCCGGCTACCAGAACGTGATGCCGACCTACCAGGGCAAGCTGCAGGGCCCCGAGTCGGCCGCCATCGTCGAGTACATCAAGACGCTGCGCACCGCGAACGTGCGCGAGACCGCTTCCGAGGGCCCCGCCTATGACCCCATCCAGTAG
- a CDS encoding SCO family protein translates to MPSLLPPSSARAAGLLAALALVLVSTTPAFALPGGGKTPRAIVEADSDLPPPVTGVDVVEHLGEPLPLETRFQDDSGEEVRLGTLLSKTRPTLLTLVYYECPMLCNLVINEQVRVMRELGLELGKDYEAVTVSIDPKDTPAQSHERRRKYLQSMGLPQTAPWHFLTGTDENIHKLADAVGFKYTYEPSTKQYAHPAVVTVLTPEGSISRYLYGTSFDRKDVKLSLLEAAGGRVGTSVDRIVMSCFKYDTATRRYGFYIFGFIRLGSLAVFGALATMLIYFWRRELKKGATT, encoded by the coding sequence ATGCCGTCCCTTCTTCCGCCCTCCTCCGCCCGCGCCGCCGGGCTCCTCGCGGCGCTCGCGCTGGTGCTCGTCAGCACCACGCCCGCGTTCGCCCTGCCGGGTGGCGGCAAGACGCCCCGTGCCATCGTGGAGGCGGACTCCGACCTGCCCCCGCCCGTGACGGGCGTGGACGTGGTGGAGCACCTGGGGGAGCCGCTTCCCCTGGAGACCCGCTTCCAGGACGACTCCGGGGAAGAAGTGCGGCTGGGCACGCTGCTGTCGAAGACGCGCCCCACCCTGCTCACGCTCGTCTATTACGAGTGCCCCATGCTCTGTAACCTCGTCATCAACGAGCAGGTCCGCGTGATGCGCGAGCTGGGCCTGGAGCTGGGCAAGGACTACGAGGCGGTCACCGTCAGCATCGACCCCAAGGACACCCCGGCGCAGAGCCACGAGCGCAGGCGCAAGTACCTCCAGTCCATGGGCCTGCCGCAGACGGCCCCCTGGCACTTCCTCACCGGCACCGACGAGAACATCCACAAGCTCGCCGATGCCGTGGGCTTCAAGTACACGTATGAGCCGAGCACGAAGCAGTACGCCCACCCCGCGGTGGTCACCGTGCTCACGCCGGAGGGGAGCATCTCCCGCTACCTCTACGGCACGTCGTTCGACCGCAAGGACGTGAAGCTTTCGCTGCTGGAAGCAGCGGGCGGTCGGGTCGGGACGAGCGTCGATCGCATCGTCATGTCCTGTTTCAAGTATGACACCGCCACGCGGCGGTACGGTTTCTACATCTTCGGGTTCATCCGCCTGGGCTCCCTGGCTGTCTTCGGCGCCCTGGCCACGATGCTGATCTATTTCTGGAGGCGCGAGCTGAAGAAAGGCGCGACTACATGA
- a CDS encoding c-type cytochrome yields the protein MRWLIPAAGLVALTGCNVSSEFLQRMETQAKYEYYETSEFWPDGRAMRVPPVGTVPRERPVGNPGISTGRANGVAVNAIPLPVDKQLLALGQKKYNIVCSQCHGVLGDGNSVVAENMALRLPPSLLELADKPAGHFYTAINEGYGIMPSFSGELDTRERWAVVAYVRALQAARSTAGTQPVPQENR from the coding sequence ATGAGGTGGCTCATCCCCGCCGCCGGGCTCGTAGCGCTCACGGGCTGCAACGTCAGCTCCGAGTTCCTCCAGCGCATGGAGACCCAGGCCAAGTACGAGTACTACGAGACGTCCGAGTTCTGGCCGGACGGCCGCGCCATGCGCGTGCCCCCCGTCGGCACCGTCCCGCGCGAGCGGCCGGTGGGCAACCCGGGCATCTCCACGGGCCGCGCCAACGGCGTCGCCGTGAACGCCATCCCGCTGCCGGTGGACAAGCAGCTGCTGGCCCTGGGCCAGAAGAAGTACAACATCGTCTGCTCGCAGTGTCATGGCGTGCTCGGCGACGGCAACAGCGTCGTCGCGGAGAACATGGCGCTGCGCCTGCCGCCGTCCCTGCTGGAGCTCGCGGACAAGCCGGCCGGCCACTTCTACACCGCCATCAACGAAGGCTACGGCATCATGCCGTCCTTCTCGGGTGAGCTCGACACGCGTGAGCGCTGGGCCGTCGTCGCCTATGTGCGCGCGCTGCAGGCCGCCCGGAGCACCGCCGGGACGCAGCCCGTTCCGCAGGAGAACCGATGA
- a CDS encoding DUF3341 domain-containing protein, with translation MEAKVLDSWVLAEFATPEALVSATQQMREKGFQGMDTYSPYPLHGGSEALGLPPSRMPFIALGGGLTGMVTALTMQTWMNTIDYPLNVGGRPLLSLPAWVPITFELSVLFAAFGIFFGLLGLSKLPQPYHPAFESEEFRSASTHGYWLSIPHPTGTDAADVKNQLTALGATHVTMVSGENE, from the coding sequence ATGGAAGCCAAGGTCCTTGATTCCTGGGTGTTGGCCGAGTTCGCCACGCCGGAAGCCCTCGTCTCCGCGACGCAGCAGATGCGCGAGAAGGGCTTCCAGGGCATGGACACCTACTCCCCCTACCCGCTCCACGGCGGGTCGGAGGCGCTGGGTCTGCCGCCCTCCCGCATGCCCTTCATCGCCCTGGGCGGCGGCCTCACCGGCATGGTGACCGCCCTCACGATGCAGACGTGGATGAACACCATCGACTATCCGCTCAACGTCGGCGGTCGTCCGCTCCTGAGCCTCCCGGCCTGGGTGCCCATCACGTTCGAATTGAGCGTGCTGTTCGCCGCGTTCGGCATCTTCTTTGGCCTGTTGGGCCTCAGCAAGCTGCCGCAGCCCTACCACCCGGCCTTCGAGTCGGAAGAGTTCCGCAGCGCGTCCACGCACGGCTACTGGCTGAGCATCCCGCACCCCACGGGAACGGACGCCGCGGACGTCAAGAACCAGCTGACGGCCCTGGGCGCGACCCACGTGACCATGGTCTCGGGAGAGAACGAATGA